A stretch of the Desulfovibrio porci genome encodes the following:
- the gap gene encoding type I glyceraldehyde-3-phosphate dehydrogenase, giving the protein MKKVKVGINGFGRIGRQVFRALHKSYKDRVEVVAINDLFDAETNFHLAEYDSVYGRAFLDAKVNGSEVSVGDWNIHCFAERDPKQLAWAAHGVDVVVESTGIFRTAPQAGVHLDNGAKKVIITAPAKEEDITIVMGVNQEQYDPAKHHIVSNASCTTNCLAPVALVLQREFGIQIGNMVTIHSYTNDQRILDMAHKDLRRARAAACNIIPTSTGAAQAVAKVIPELKGKFSGYSLRVPTPTVSVVDFSGILEKQTDTETLLGKLKEAAEGYLKGVLEYNDKALVSMDFKGNPASSILESSYTTVQDGRMVKAVAWYDNEWGYSNRVCDLVCLMQDKGL; this is encoded by the coding sequence ATGAAAAAAGTCAAAGTGGGCATCAACGGCTTCGGCCGCATCGGCCGCCAGGTTTTCCGCGCCCTGCACAAGAGCTACAAGGACCGCGTGGAAGTGGTGGCCATCAACGATCTTTTCGACGCGGAAACCAACTTCCATCTGGCCGAATACGACTCGGTCTACGGCCGGGCCTTCCTGGACGCCAAGGTCAACGGTTCGGAAGTGAGCGTGGGCGACTGGAACATCCACTGCTTTGCCGAGCGCGATCCCAAGCAGCTGGCCTGGGCCGCTCACGGCGTGGACGTGGTGGTGGAGAGCACGGGCATTTTCCGCACCGCGCCGCAGGCGGGCGTGCATCTGGACAACGGGGCCAAAAAGGTCATCATCACCGCCCCGGCCAAGGAAGAAGACATCACCATCGTCATGGGCGTGAACCAGGAGCAGTACGATCCGGCCAAACACCACATCGTGTCCAACGCCTCCTGCACCACCAACTGCCTGGCCCCGGTGGCCCTGGTGCTGCAGCGCGAGTTCGGCATCCAGATCGGCAATATGGTCACCATCCACTCCTATACCAACGACCAGCGCATCCTGGACATGGCCCACAAGGATCTGCGCCGGGCCCGCGCCGCGGCCTGCAATATCATTCCCACTTCCACGGGCGCGGCCCAGGCTGTGGCCAAGGTCATTCCCGAGCTCAAGGGCAAATTCAGCGGCTATTCGCTGCGCGTGCCCACGCCCACGGTGTCGGTGGTGGACTTTTCCGGCATTCTGGAAAAACAGACCGATACCGAAACCCTGCTGGGCAAGCTCAAGGAAGCCGCCGAAGGCTATCTCAAGGGCGTGCTGGAATACAACGACAAGGCCCTGGTTTCCATGGACTTCAAGGGTAATCCGGCCTCGTCCATCCTGGAATCCTCCTACACCACCGTGCAGGACGGCCGC
- a CDS encoding GAF domain-containing protein — MAQDYFRALRDVALVINSSLEPKDVLHKITEQTAVTMGCKASTIRLLDSTGRFLLPSAAFGLSNTYMRKGPVEVKRSGMDSEVLAGKTIHLKDATADGRFQYPESAKAEGLVSVLSAPLMADGKAIGLIRVYSDVEREFTPDEQTFMEAVAAVSALAIENARLHEALRNNYELMAKHAYSVYED; from the coding sequence ATGGCACAAGATTATTTCCGCGCGCTCAGGGACGTGGCGCTGGTGATTAATTCCAGTCTCGAGCCCAAGGACGTTCTGCATAAAATAACGGAGCAGACCGCCGTCACCATGGGCTGCAAGGCCAGCACCATCCGCCTGCTGGACAGCACCGGGCGCTTCCTGCTGCCCAGCGCGGCCTTCGGACTTTCCAACACCTACATGCGCAAAGGCCCGGTGGAGGTCAAACGCAGCGGCATGGACAGTGAAGTGCTGGCGGGCAAGACCATCCATCTCAAGGACGCCACGGCCGACGGCCGCTTTCAGTACCCCGAATCGGCCAAGGCCGAAGGGCTGGTTTCCGTGCTCTCCGCGCCGTTAATGGCGGACGGCAAGGCCATCGGCCTGATCCGCGTCTATTCCGACGTGGAGCGCGAATTCACCCCCGACGAGCAGACCTTTATGGAAGCCGTGGCCGCCGTTTCGGCTCTGGCCATTGAAAACGCGCGCCTGCACGAGGCCCTGCGCAACAATTACGAGTTGATGGCGAAACATGCCTACTCGGTCTACGAAGACTAG
- a CDS encoding bactofilin family protein: protein MGKDEIAYLGSDTVYEGKLTFKGTVRIEGKYTGEITSDGTLNVGKDAQVEGTLNVGELLLSGRFSGEVTAKRRVVVYASGVLEGTLQTPNLLTEEGGVIEGQVIMKNPGKLPAKNQSGGADA from the coding sequence GTGGGCAAGGATGAAATAGCATATCTCGGCTCGGACACCGTCTACGAAGGCAAACTCACCTTCAAGGGCACGGTGCGCATTGAAGGCAAATACACCGGCGAAATAACCAGCGACGGCACGCTGAACGTGGGCAAGGACGCCCAGGTGGAAGGCACGCTGAACGTGGGCGAACTGCTGCTCTCGGGCCGCTTCAGCGGCGAGGTCACGGCCAAGCGCCGGGTGGTGGTTTATGCCTCCGGCGTACTGGAGGGCACCTTGCAGACGCCCAATCTGCTTACCGAGGAAGGCGGCGTCATTGAGGGCCAGGTGATTATGAAGAATCCCGGCAAGCTTCCGGCCAAGAACCAGTCGGGCGGCGCGGACGCCTGA
- the rodA gene encoding rod shape-determining protein RodA, whose translation MDKRLFSYINWGLLACMLLLYFLGVGNLYSASGTRLGDGLAFSGFYQRQLIWGVCGLACMLLAMSFDYRQLRNLAWPFFLITLVLLLLVPVAGKTVYGAKRWLSLGFMSIQPSELAKLAVLVLAARLLARDGRPLGWKDFMAVLAVGLIPSALIITQPDLGTTLMILLILGGMILFHGLKGYVLKTCLLAAPCAAAFMWFVGMHDYQRQRILTFLDPGNDPRGTGYHILQSRIAIGSGQLWGKGFREGTQSQLRFLPERHSDFAVAVFGEEWGFAGCVALVTLFCLFLLSIFSTAVQAKDRFGSMLVVGVFFYFFWQIFINMGMVIGLMPVVGIPLPFISYGGSATLVNFTLLGIVLNVSMRRFMFKG comes from the coding sequence ATGGATAAACGCCTTTTCAGCTACATCAACTGGGGCCTGCTGGCCTGCATGCTGCTGCTCTATTTTCTGGGCGTGGGCAATCTGTACTCCGCCAGCGGCACGCGGCTGGGGGACGGTCTGGCTTTCTCCGGCTTTTACCAGCGGCAGCTGATCTGGGGCGTGTGCGGTCTGGCCTGCATGCTGCTGGCCATGAGCTTCGACTACCGCCAGTTGCGCAATCTGGCCTGGCCCTTTTTTCTGATCACTCTGGTGCTGCTGCTTCTGGTGCCCGTGGCGGGCAAAACCGTTTACGGGGCCAAACGCTGGCTCTCTCTGGGCTTTATGAGCATCCAGCCCTCGGAACTGGCCAAGCTGGCGGTGCTGGTGCTGGCCGCGCGCCTGCTGGCCCGTGACGGCCGCCCGCTGGGCTGGAAGGATTTCATGGCCGTGCTGGCCGTGGGCCTGATTCCCTCGGCCCTGATCATTACCCAGCCGGACCTGGGCACCACCCTGATGATATTGCTGATTCTGGGCGGCATGATCCTTTTCCACGGGCTCAAGGGCTATGTGCTCAAAACCTGCCTGCTGGCGGCGCCCTGCGCGGCGGCCTTCATGTGGTTCGTGGGCATGCACGACTACCAGCGCCAGCGCATCCTGACCTTTCTGGACCCCGGCAACGATCCGCGCGGCACGGGCTATCACATTCTGCAATCCCGCATCGCCATCGGCTCGGGTCAGCTCTGGGGCAAGGGTTTCAGGGAAGGCACCCAGAGCCAGCTCCGCTTTCTGCCGGAGCGCCATTCGGACTTCGCCGTGGCCGTGTTCGGCGAGGAATGGGGTTTCGCGGGCTGCGTGGCCCTGGTCACCCTGTTCTGCCTCTTCCTGCTCTCCATCTTTTCCACGGCGGTACAGGCCAAGGACCGCTTCGGCAGCATGCTGGTGGTGGGGGTCTTCTTCTATTTCTTCTGGCAAATTTTCATCAATATGGGCATGGTCATCGGACTGATGCCGGTGGTGGGCATTCCTCTGCCCTTCATCAGCTACGGCGGCAGCGCCACTCTGGTCAACTTCACCCTGCTGGGCATTGTGCTCAATGTCTCCATGCGGCGCTTCATGTTCAAAGGATAA
- the mrdA gene encoding penicillin-binding protein 2 — MKIQMDSEGYQPPRGGAILLQVLVGLLFFVLVVRFWYLQVHRGEEFARQAQENRLRLERIFAPRGRILDDSGKVLADNRTAYGLSLVREDCHDIPATLAQISAWSGIPLPQIWEKYQQDRFKVKSFEPLLLITDIDFDLVARIESEIYAWPGLEIVVRTKRSYPEKELFAHVLGYVAEANEQEMANDPALAMGDLVGKQGLELELEKQLRGRKGLYDVEVDAHARVLGKTLREEPRGGHEMRLSLDRGLQQAAWDALDGEAGCVVVMEPDSGKLRALVTSPAYDNNLFAAGISQRDWDALRTSNRFPLQNRVIQSVYPPGSVWKLVMAALFLERGINPRETVFCPGQVKLGNQIFRCWKRGGHGAMNMESALINSCDVYFYLMAERLGIDKLEEFAKASGFGKPTGIDLPHEKSGLVPSREWKKRRFGRPWVRGETYNVSIGQGYTLVTPVQVAVYVAAMLNGGDLLKPQLLDDAPRVVQSHIPARPETFKFVVDAMRKTAGVGTARVVGRKDADMGGKTGTAQVVKLKMAAGDRRLRSSEMEYAQRDHAWVATWGSKNGKTYVVVVMVEHGGGGSSVAGPVAKKIYDYLFGPDTGAPAPSPAAEPRTGQRQAGQGRAD, encoded by the coding sequence CTGAAAATCCAGATGGACAGCGAGGGCTATCAGCCCCCGCGCGGAGGCGCCATACTCCTGCAGGTGCTGGTGGGCCTGCTTTTCTTCGTCCTTGTGGTCCGCTTCTGGTATCTTCAGGTCCACCGGGGCGAGGAATTCGCCCGCCAGGCCCAGGAAAACCGCCTGCGCCTGGAGCGCATCTTCGCCCCGCGCGGCCGCATCCTGGACGACAGCGGCAAGGTGCTGGCCGACAACCGCACGGCTTACGGCCTTTCCCTGGTGCGCGAGGACTGCCACGACATCCCGGCCACTCTGGCCCAGATCAGCGCCTGGTCCGGCATTCCCCTGCCCCAGATCTGGGAGAAGTACCAGCAGGACCGCTTCAAGGTGAAATCCTTTGAGCCCCTGCTGCTGATCACGGACATCGACTTTGACCTGGTGGCGCGCATCGAATCGGAAATCTACGCCTGGCCGGGTCTGGAAATCGTGGTCCGCACCAAGCGCAGCTATCCGGAAAAAGAACTTTTCGCCCACGTGCTGGGCTACGTGGCCGAGGCCAATGAGCAGGAAATGGCCAACGATCCGGCCCTGGCCATGGGCGATCTGGTGGGCAAGCAGGGCCTGGAACTGGAGCTGGAAAAACAGTTGCGCGGCCGCAAGGGCCTCTACGATGTGGAGGTGGACGCCCACGCCCGGGTGCTGGGCAAAACCCTGCGGGAAGAGCCGCGCGGCGGCCATGAAATGCGCCTCTCCCTGGACCGGGGCCTGCAGCAGGCGGCCTGGGACGCTCTGGACGGCGAAGCGGGCTGTGTGGTGGTCATGGAGCCGGATTCGGGCAAACTGCGCGCCCTGGTCACCTCCCCGGCCTACGACAATAACCTTTTCGCAGCGGGCATTTCCCAGCGGGACTGGGACGCCCTGCGCACCAGCAACCGCTTTCCCCTCCAGAACCGGGTGATCCAGAGCGTCTACCCGCCGGGTTCGGTCTGGAAGCTGGTCATGGCCGCCCTCTTTCTGGAGCGCGGCATCAATCCGCGCGAAACCGTGTTCTGTCCCGGTCAGGTCAAGCTGGGCAACCAGATTTTCCGCTGCTGGAAGCGCGGTGGTCACGGGGCCATGAACATGGAAAGCGCGCTGATCAATTCCTGCGACGTCTATTTCTACCTCATGGCCGAGCGTCTGGGCATTGACAAGCTTGAAGAATTTGCCAAAGCTTCCGGCTTCGGGAAGCCCACGGGCATTGACCTGCCGCATGAAAAATCCGGCCTGGTGCCCTCGCGCGAATGGAAAAAACGCCGCTTCGGCAGGCCCTGGGTGCGCGGCGAAACCTATAACGTCTCCATCGGCCAGGGCTACACCCTGGTGACGCCGGTGCAGGTGGCGGTCTATGTGGCGGCCATGCTCAACGGTGGCGATCTGCTCAAGCCGCAACTGCTCGACGACGCCCCGCGCGTGGTGCAAAGCCATATTCCGGCCAGGCCTGAAACCTTCAAGTTCGTGGTGGACGCCATGCGCAAGACCGCCGGCGTCGGCACGGCGCGGGTGGTGGGCCGCAAGGACGCCGACATGGGCGGCAAGACCGGCACGGCCCAGGTGGTCAAGCTGAAGATGGCCGCCGGCGACCGCCGCCTGCGCTCCTCGGAAATGGAATACGCCCAGCGCGACCACGCCTGGGTCGCCACCTGGGGATCCAAAAACGGCAAAACTTACGTGGTGGTGGTCATGGTGGAGCACGGCGGCGGCGGTTCCAGCGTGGCCGGGCCGGTGGCCAAAAAGATTTACGACTATCTCTTCGGCCCGGATACGGGCGCGCCCGCGCCGTCCCCGGCGGCGGAACCCCGCACCGGTCAGCGGCAGGCGGGCCAGGGACGCGCGGACTAG
- the mreC gene encoding rod shape-determining protein MreC, translated as MTLRRILIFAGVLLILFLGMYSWNQRTRTLDDLAANIGLELSGAVLKPMRAVEDVASGFWERYFDLVAVREENERLKARLADLESRLLANGEDLAELKRLRALIQLPVDESWRPLGARVLAGRMGPNAVLDSITISRGYATGGRPGTPLVTHLGLVGRVLRASAHTATALLLTDPGSRIAVFSQNSRALGILVGRGTGRKLEVNFVQRDANVKQDEVLITSGLDGKYPKGIPVARVLSVAPSDYTQFMAIYAEPLVDLQHLEEVLLLEPTGIAQPAGEPEGPPPVFVGPPSPPAAVTP; from the coding sequence GTGACACTGCGGCGTATTCTGATTTTCGCGGGCGTTTTGCTCATCCTTTTTCTGGGCATGTATTCCTGGAATCAGCGCACCCGCACTCTGGACGATCTCGCCGCCAACATCGGCCTGGAGCTGAGTGGCGCGGTGCTCAAACCCATGCGCGCCGTTGAGGACGTGGCCTCGGGCTTCTGGGAACGCTATTTCGATCTGGTGGCCGTGCGCGAAGAAAACGAACGTCTCAAGGCCAGGCTGGCTGATCTGGAATCCCGCCTGCTGGCCAACGGCGAGGATCTGGCCGAGCTCAAGCGCCTGCGCGCCCTGATCCAGCTGCCGGTGGACGAAAGCTGGCGGCCCCTGGGCGCGCGCGTGCTGGCCGGGCGCATGGGCCCCAACGCCGTACTAGACAGCATCACCATCAGCCGGGGCTACGCCACCGGCGGGCGGCCCGGCACGCCGCTGGTCACCCATCTGGGCCTGGTGGGCCGGGTGCTGCGGGCCAGCGCCCATACCGCCACAGCCCTCCTGCTCACGGACCCCGGCAGCCGCATCGCGGTTTTCTCGCAGAACAGCCGAGCTCTGGGCATTCTGGTTGGCCGGGGCACGGGCCGCAAGCTGGAAGTGAACTTTGTCCAGCGCGACGCCAACGTGAAGCAGGACGAAGTGCTGATCACTTCCGGCCTGGACGGCAAATATCCCAAGGGCATCCCCGTGGCCCGCGTGCTCAGCGTGGCCCCCTCGGACTATACCCAGTTCATGGCGATCTACGCCGAACCCCTGGTGGACCTCCAACATCTTGAAGAAGTGCTGCTGCTGGAACCCACGGGCATCGCGCAGCCGGCGGGCGAGCCCGAGGGGCCGCCGCCCGTCTTCGTGGGGCCGCCCTCGCCGCCCGCCGCCGTGACGCCATGA
- a CDS encoding rod shape-determining protein, whose product MSKILDFALGLFSNDLAIDLGTANTCVYVKGQGIVLREPSVVAVKKDSRGNNVVLAVGHDAKRMLGRTPGNIWAIRPMKDGVIADFEVTEAMLRHFIAKVHNSRRLVRPRIIICVPTGITQVEKRAVKESAQSAGAREVYLIEEPMAAAIGADLPIQEPTSNMVVDIGGGTTEVAVISLSGVVYSRSVRVGGDKMDEAIMTHVKRKYNMLIGESSAEEIKIKIASAYPLDPEQQIEVKGRDLVTGIPQNIIITSEEVRKAISEQVDSIVQAVRIALEQTPPELAADIVDRGIVLTGGGALLKGLDQLLREETSLPITVVDDPLSTVVVGTGKALDNLHILKEVCID is encoded by the coding sequence ATGTCCAAAATTCTGGATTTCGCACTGGGGTTGTTTTCCAACGATCTGGCCATCGACCTGGGCACGGCCAATACCTGCGTCTATGTCAAGGGTCAGGGCATTGTGCTGCGCGAGCCTTCGGTAGTGGCGGTCAAAAAGGATTCGCGCGGCAACAACGTGGTGCTGGCCGTGGGCCATGACGCCAAGCGCATGCTGGGCAGGACGCCCGGCAATATCTGGGCCATCCGCCCCATGAAGGACGGCGTCATCGCCGACTTTGAAGTGACCGAGGCCATGCTGCGCCACTTCATCGCCAAGGTGCACAACTCCCGCCGTCTGGTGCGGCCCCGGATCATCATCTGCGTGCCCACGGGCATCACCCAGGTGGAAAAGCGGGCCGTCAAGGAATCAGCCCAGTCCGCCGGAGCGCGCGAAGTCTACCTCATTGAGGAACCCATGGCCGCGGCCATCGGCGCGGATCTGCCCATTCAGGAACCCACTTCCAACATGGTGGTGGACATCGGCGGCGGCACCACGGAAGTGGCGGTGATCTCCCTTTCCGGCGTCGTCTATTCGCGCTCGGTGCGCGTGGGCGGAGACAAGATGGACGAAGCCATCATGACCCACGTCAAGCGCAAGTATAACATGCTCATCGGCGAATCCTCGGCGGAAGAAATCAAGATCAAGATCGCCTCGGCCTATCCCCTGGATCCGGAACAGCAGATCGAGGTCAAGGGCCGGGATCTGGTCACGGGCATTCCGCAGAACATCATCATCACCTCCGAGGAAGTGCGCAAGGCCATTTCCGAGCAGGTGGACAGCATCGTGCAGGCCGTGCGCATCGCTCTGGAACAGACGCCGCCGGAACTGGCCGCCGACATCGTGGACCGCGGCATTGTGCTCACGGGCGGCGGCGCGCTGCTCAAGGGCCTGGACCAGCTGCTGCGCGAGGAAACCTCCCTGCCCATCACCGTGGTGGACGATCCGCTCTCCACAGTGGTGGTCGGCACGGGCAAGGCTCTGGACAATCTGCATATTCTCAAAGAAGTCTGCATCGACTAG
- a CDS encoding TIGR01212 family radical SAM protein (This family includes YhcC from E. coli K-12, an uncharacterized radical SAM protein.) — MARWHTLAAYFRRNYGTRVQKIPLDAGSACPNRDGLLSTQGCVFCNALGSGSGLGARGLSLAEQWRAWRRRYDAADPDCRFLAYLQSFSNTYGSLERLQALLREAAALPGCRGLAVGTRPDCLSPEKLDALALAGRGTGLAEIWLELGLQSAHDATLARINRGHTAACSEKAVTEAAGRGLLVCGHLMAGLPGEGEADFLASVDWAASLPLHGLKLHNVYVPKGTELARQYRAGNYLPLERDEYVDLLCAALPRIPSRLVMHRLQSDPAPGELVAPAWAARKRPLLGYLLRALDARDLWQGCRADAPEERPGWYDG; from the coding sequence ATGGCGCGTTGGCATACCCTGGCCGCGTATTTTCGCCGTAACTACGGCACACGGGTGCAAAAAATTCCACTTGACGCCGGTTCGGCCTGCCCCAACCGCGACGGCCTGCTTTCCACGCAGGGCTGCGTCTTCTGCAACGCGCTGGGCTCGGGTTCGGGACTGGGCGCGCGCGGCCTGTCCCTGGCGGAGCAGTGGCGGGCCTGGCGGCGCAGGTACGACGCCGCGGACCCCGACTGCCGTTTTCTGGCCTATCTGCAATCCTTTTCCAATACCTACGGTTCCCTGGAACGTCTGCAGGCCCTGTTGCGCGAAGCGGCGGCTCTGCCGGGCTGCCGAGGCCTGGCAGTGGGCACCCGGCCCGACTGCCTGAGCCCGGAAAAACTGGATGCCCTGGCTCTGGCGGGGCGCGGAACCGGTCTGGCGGAAATCTGGCTGGAACTGGGTCTGCAAAGCGCGCATGACGCCACCCTGGCCCGGATCAACCGGGGCCACACGGCGGCCTGTTCGGAAAAGGCCGTGACCGAGGCCGCCGGCCGGGGCCTGCTGGTTTGCGGGCACCTGATGGCCGGCCTGCCCGGCGAAGGCGAGGCAGACTTTCTGGCCAGCGTGGACTGGGCCGCGAGCCTGCCTCTGCACGGCCTCAAGCTGCATAACGTCTATGTGCCCAAAGGCACGGAACTGGCCCGGCAGTACCGGGCCGGAAACTACCTGCCCCTGGAGCGCGACGAATACGTGGATCTGCTCTGCGCGGCTCTGCCGCGCATTCCCTCCCGCCTGGTCATGCACCGCCTGCAGAGCGATCCCGCGCCCGGCGAACTGGTGGCCCCGGCCTGGGCCGCGCGCAAGCGCCCGCTGCTGGGCTACCTGCTGCGCGCCCTGGACGCGCGCGATCTCTGGCAGGGCTGCCGGGCGGATGCGCCGGAGGAACGGCCCGGCTGGTACGACGGGTAG
- a CDS encoding carbon starvation CstA family protein, whose translation MGMVCFLAALGLLVLGYAVYGVFVEKVFGIDRARPTPVQSRADGVDCVALPAYKIFFIQLLNIAGLGPVFGPILGAVYGPAALLWVVFGSIFAGAVHDFLTGAMSLRYGAASYPEVIGRNLGKYARWFMLVFTIWFMILVGAVFVNGPAGLLAFKTGELLHSWEGGAALLDWLKTCPLAAVCAGPDGTASAGKVLALFFSILIFIYYFIATILPIDKIIGRVYPFFAILLLFMAFSLLAALLVNPGYSILPHLRPADFFTNMHPKGAPLWPLLFVTIACGAISGFHATQSPMMARCMRSEGQARLMFYGVMIAEGVLGLIWVTIGLSFYGGDPAALLAAGAPAVVVSKASEGLLGGLVGGTLVFLGVVILPISTGDTAFRTGRLILADVLRCGQGSLGRRILLAVPLFLLGIYFAAGDFTAIWMAFGWTNQTLACVALWAAAVWLRRRKRLHWVATAPALFMTAVCGTYLFYFDKFPFRWSMTVSLWTGLAVSGFCFALFWLRGGKMPKGDEADF comes from the coding sequence ATGGGGATGGTCTGCTTTCTTGCGGCGCTGGGCCTGCTGGTGCTGGGTTACGCCGTGTACGGCGTGTTTGTGGAAAAGGTCTTCGGCATCGACCGCGCGCGGCCGACCCCGGTGCAGAGCAGGGCCGACGGCGTGGATTGCGTGGCCTTGCCCGCCTACAAGATATTTTTCATCCAGTTGCTGAATATCGCGGGCCTGGGACCAGTGTTCGGGCCCATCCTCGGCGCGGTCTACGGCCCGGCGGCTTTGCTCTGGGTGGTGTTCGGCAGCATTTTCGCGGGCGCGGTGCATGACTTTCTCACCGGGGCCATGAGCCTGCGCTACGGCGCGGCCTCCTACCCGGAGGTCATCGGGCGCAATCTGGGCAAGTACGCGCGCTGGTTCATGCTGGTCTTCACCATCTGGTTCATGATTCTGGTGGGCGCGGTTTTCGTCAACGGCCCGGCCGGGCTGCTGGCTTTCAAGACCGGCGAACTGCTGCATTCCTGGGAGGGCGGCGCGGCCCTGCTGGACTGGCTCAAAACCTGTCCGCTGGCAGCTGTCTGCGCGGGACCGGACGGCACGGCGTCCGCGGGCAAGGTGCTGGCCCTGTTCTTTTCCATCCTGATTTTCATCTACTATTTCATCGCCACCATCCTGCCCATCGACAAGATCATCGGCAGGGTTTATCCCTTTTTCGCCATCCTGCTGCTGTTCATGGCCTTCAGCCTGCTGGCGGCCCTGCTGGTCAACCCCGGCTACAGCATTCTGCCCCATCTGCGCCCGGCCGACTTCTTCACCAATATGCATCCCAAGGGCGCGCCCCTCTGGCCGCTGCTTTTCGTGACCATTGCCTGTGGAGCCATTTCGGGCTTCCACGCCACCCAGTCGCCCATGATGGCCCGCTGCATGCGCTCGGAAGGGCAGGCCCGGCTCATGTTTTACGGCGTGATGATCGCCGAGGGCGTGCTGGGGCTGATCTGGGTGACCATCGGCCTTTCCTTCTACGGCGGCGACCCGGCGGCCCTGCTGGCGGCTGGAGCCCCGGCCGTGGTGGTTTCCAAGGCTTCCGAAGGCCTGCTGGGAGGGCTTGTGGGCGGCACCCTGGTGTTTCTGGGCGTGGTCATCCTGCCCATTTCCACCGGCGATACGGCCTTCCGCACCGGGCGGCTGATCCTGGCCGACGTGCTGCGTTGCGGACAGGGTTCGCTGGGACGGCGCATCCTGCTGGCCGTGCCTCTGTTTCTGCTGGGCATCTATTTCGCGGCGGGCGACTTCACGGCCATCTGGATGGCTTTCGGCTGGACGAATCAGACGCTGGCCTGCGTGGCCCTCTGGGCCGCGGCGGTCTGGCTGCGGCGGCGCAAACGCCTGCACTGGGTGGCCACCGCGCCCGCGTTGTTCATGACCGCCGTTTGCGGCACGTATCTCTTTTATTTTGACAAATTCCCCTTCCGCTGGTCCATGACGGTTTCGCTCTGGACGGGGCTGGCCGTGTCCGGCTTCTGTTTCGCGCTCTTCTGGCTCAGGGGCGGCAAGATGCCGAAGGGCGACGAGGCGGATTTCTGA